From the Pyxidicoccus trucidator genome, one window contains:
- a CDS encoding tetratricopeptide repeat protein → MRPHALAVSVAGDVPSVLPARALEVDAGVALPVAFGGLRKVLRACEDAAPEVVGALSRAHPSEWNRLFPGSIAGVPDLSDLALTPSERRLHRESEQMFWVLNVAAKAIVETLRASGRPLVLHGAGECDLVSLRAVMRAAEWSRLEGLDGTLLLTGWSVRRPHGALAFEARRQAYLDALCDRMRAPRASGPGPVSSRTVEPAVDLEGRYLQLAVDGSQAREVRVAAAILAIRSCFFTTNYEGAMLAAEQGLALLDTDAALPGRVAQAWDSLDTGFTTPAIEIDRSSLGDVEELRALFARCMGVVHVFTGSHEAAMEAFGLGLACRIPPDLVARLHMFRALTLTKRFGQLPNARTEVEAGLAALERSTSPDRALQEGWLRNVCALTWFQERKLDKAVVEEKLAMRCVGDLHDASATHLKINLISNASYLQETARQYADAIATWRRFEKISAKWGANFAKHHCYRLAGLELGAGERDAAVEHFTAAYANADELGDSFHRQVIAAELGRLFLDEQQPATAVEWFSRAEEHARAVGDPLKTAESLAGLAVAGGRTDWTEALRCAQASTTWPKETAALLDGLTRGDAKAVHAALPRARTKLNRPFDPVNLY, encoded by the coding sequence ATGAGGCCCCATGCGCTGGCGGTCTCCGTCGCAGGCGATGTCCCCTCGGTCCTCCCCGCGCGAGCCCTGGAGGTGGATGCGGGCGTGGCCCTGCCCGTGGCCTTCGGCGGCCTGCGCAAGGTGCTGCGCGCCTGTGAGGACGCGGCGCCGGAGGTGGTAGGCGCCCTGTCCCGGGCCCACCCCTCCGAGTGGAACCGCCTCTTCCCGGGCTCCATCGCCGGAGTGCCTGACTTGAGCGACCTGGCGCTGACGCCCTCCGAGCGCCGGCTCCACCGCGAGTCCGAGCAGATGTTCTGGGTGCTCAACGTGGCGGCGAAGGCCATCGTCGAGACGCTGCGCGCCAGCGGACGCCCGCTGGTGCTGCACGGCGCGGGCGAGTGCGACCTGGTCAGCCTGCGCGCGGTGATGCGCGCCGCGGAGTGGAGCCGCCTGGAGGGCCTGGACGGCACGCTGCTGCTCACCGGGTGGAGCGTGCGCCGGCCGCATGGTGCGTTGGCCTTCGAGGCCCGCCGCCAGGCGTACCTGGACGCGCTCTGCGACAGGATGCGGGCCCCGCGTGCCTCGGGGCCGGGGCCGGTGTCCTCGCGCACGGTGGAGCCCGCGGTGGACCTGGAGGGGCGCTACCTGCAGCTCGCGGTGGACGGCTCGCAGGCGCGCGAGGTGCGGGTGGCCGCGGCCATCCTCGCCATCCGCAGCTGCTTCTTCACCACCAACTACGAAGGCGCGATGCTGGCCGCGGAGCAGGGGCTGGCGCTGCTGGACACGGACGCGGCGCTGCCCGGCCGCGTGGCGCAGGCCTGGGACTCGCTGGACACGGGCTTCACCACGCCCGCCATCGAAATCGACCGGAGCAGCCTGGGCGACGTGGAGGAGCTGCGGGCCCTGTTCGCGCGCTGCATGGGCGTGGTGCACGTCTTCACCGGCTCCCACGAAGCCGCCATGGAGGCCTTCGGCCTGGGGCTGGCGTGCCGCATTCCTCCGGACCTGGTGGCGCGGCTGCACATGTTCCGCGCCCTCACGCTGACGAAGCGCTTCGGGCAGCTTCCGAACGCGCGCACCGAGGTGGAAGCGGGCCTGGCCGCGCTGGAGCGCAGCACGTCCCCGGACCGCGCCCTCCAGGAGGGCTGGCTGCGCAACGTGTGCGCGCTCACCTGGTTCCAGGAGCGCAAGCTGGACAAGGCGGTGGTGGAGGAGAAGCTCGCCATGCGCTGCGTGGGGGACCTGCACGACGCGAGCGCCACCCACCTGAAAATCAACCTCATCTCCAACGCCAGCTACCTGCAGGAGACGGCGCGGCAGTACGCGGACGCCATCGCCACGTGGCGGCGCTTCGAGAAGATCAGCGCGAAGTGGGGTGCCAACTTCGCCAAGCACCACTGCTACCGGCTGGCCGGGCTGGAGCTGGGCGCGGGCGAGCGCGACGCCGCCGTGGAGCACTTCACCGCGGCGTATGCCAACGCGGATGAGCTGGGGGACTCGTTCCACCGCCAGGTCATCGCGGCGGAGCTGGGGCGCCTGTTCCTGGACGAGCAGCAGCCCGCCACCGCCGTGGAGTGGTTCTCCCGCGCGGAGGAGCACGCGCGCGCCGTGGGAGACCCGCTGAAGACGGCGGAGAGCCTCGCGGGGCTCGCGGTGGCCGGCGGCCGCACCGACTGGACGGAGGCCCTGCGCTGCGCCCAGGCCAGCACCACGTGGCCCAAGGAGACGGCGGCCCTGCTCGACGGACTGACGCGGGGGGATGCGAAGGCGGTGCACGCCGCGCTGCCCCGCGCGAGGACGAAGCTCAACCGCCCGTTCGACCCGGTGAACCTGTACTGA
- a CDS encoding NAD(P)/FAD-dependent oxidoreductase: MKADADIVILGAGVVGLSAARRLVALGARVTVLDAVDPGGRGSRAAAGVAIPSVRLFDDLDMLVFARAGRAALADDLASLPDGPQLRRGQGILRVVPDAKSRDALAEKAAKDVEGPGLWVDAARLVALEPALEGTPLFGAFESEQGHMVDTDGYVNALRDAAARAGVRVRLGVAARSIQETAHGVEVHTDEETLRADHLIVGAGPWSAGLEGLPALPLKPVRGQMLVVHQPGLQLSRVVSGPSYLAPWRAGEIVVGATEEDAGFAEHVTPAGLLHLSATVAKLAPRLRDARFVRAWAGLRAVTPDGRPYIGRYPGMQQVYVATGLGGQGILTGALTGASIAELVEHGRCDAVAPFDPARAARL; the protein is encoded by the coding sequence GTGAAGGCTGACGCCGACATCGTGATTCTCGGAGCTGGCGTCGTCGGCCTGTCGGCCGCGCGCCGGCTCGTCGCGCTTGGAGCACGCGTCACCGTGCTGGACGCCGTGGACCCCGGAGGACGGGGCTCGCGAGCCGCCGCCGGAGTCGCCATTCCCTCCGTGCGCCTCTTCGATGACCTGGACATGCTCGTGTTCGCCCGCGCGGGCCGCGCCGCCCTGGCGGACGACCTGGCCTCGCTTCCGGATGGCCCCCAGCTTCGCCGGGGGCAGGGCATCCTGCGCGTCGTCCCGGACGCGAAGTCCCGCGACGCGCTGGCGGAGAAGGCCGCGAAGGACGTGGAGGGGCCGGGCCTCTGGGTGGATGCGGCGAGGCTCGTGGCGCTGGAGCCCGCGCTGGAGGGCACGCCGCTCTTCGGAGCCTTCGAGAGCGAGCAGGGCCACATGGTGGACACGGACGGCTACGTCAACGCGCTCCGGGACGCCGCGGCTCGAGCGGGCGTCCGCGTCCGGCTGGGCGTGGCCGCGCGCTCCATCCAGGAGACTGCCCATGGCGTGGAGGTCCACACGGACGAGGAGACGCTCCGGGCGGACCACCTCATCGTCGGCGCGGGCCCGTGGTCGGCGGGCCTGGAGGGACTGCCCGCGCTGCCGCTGAAGCCCGTGCGCGGACAGATGCTGGTGGTGCACCAGCCGGGCCTCCAGCTGTCGCGGGTGGTGTCCGGTCCCTCGTACCTGGCGCCCTGGCGCGCGGGGGAAATCGTCGTCGGGGCCACGGAGGAGGACGCGGGCTTCGCGGAGCACGTGACGCCGGCGGGGCTGCTGCACCTCAGCGCCACGGTGGCGAAGCTGGCGCCGCGCCTCAGGGATGCGCGCTTCGTCCGTGCCTGGGCGGGGCTGCGCGCCGTGACGCCGGACGGGCGCCCGTACATCGGCCGCTACCCGGGCATGCAGCAGGTATATGTCGCCACGGGCCTGGGAGGGCAGGGCATCCTCACCGGCGCGCTCACCGGAGCCTCCATCGCGGAGCTCGTGGAGCACGGCCGCTGTGACGCGGTGGCTCCGTTCGACCCCGCGCGCGCCGCCAGGCTCTGA
- a CDS encoding lantibiotic dehydratase, producing MSETWTLGELFVLRHAGFPFDWLESLGLSAELLAETTGLLADEEALLTEVRAHGGDADVRALQEALAQGREPSLKPRQGAPVRDALARYRARRESLQARYAEERTALRRQLRERAAAPAIQEAVFLSSPAMYDNVWARYVRGGERPDTSDARRVERQVYTYLQRFCAKNETTSFFGPISYGERTADDGYDVRTVPSGNTRRRTFFSFWAVTELSRAVWRERTLRPHLPLRLNPLFTVTPGRAACAPLKLDVPLSPEAEQLLSVLRATPTPAEAARVLGIPTEDVERRALPLVKSALLLWGLPFRANDFGTFESVRDSVAALPESDARARWLERLDTLARLRADFEAADLDTRRELLPRLEASFTEATGKPARRGEGQVYADRLILYEEASSPFRLRFGARFTQSLESALTGALELSAAYGDTVQRGFREQVRDALGPDATPMDLLDYAVRLRPDTVSGSRFSPVPPVLLEDDAARARTLPVDFLGTSTPGGRYALPDVCLAAKPDGGGFEVMLARVHHHLLLWSWLGAFQPERERYASVASRWLDADPAARGLVGLAIRRRNKGFYVFPGRRLVYSVSDVLDVEEGALTPGDVKVRPTPQGPVLVDGKGERLSLYMPLDDFSSYPPFAALAHPQVLHAPLRTKGRHLPRLSVGGAVYQRERWELSSERLSRPTGFELFLAVQRERRAGGWPRFVFMRSSKERKPYLIDTASPFALDLLSHLAREAERLSVEEMYPAPEQLWLKDARGRYTCELRMQFTRWTAGAL from the coding sequence ATGAGTGAGACCTGGACGCTGGGCGAGCTGTTCGTGCTGCGCCACGCGGGCTTCCCGTTCGACTGGCTGGAGTCGCTCGGGCTGTCGGCGGAGCTGCTGGCGGAGACCACCGGACTCCTGGCGGACGAGGAGGCGCTGCTGACGGAGGTGCGGGCCCACGGGGGTGACGCCGACGTGCGGGCCCTCCAGGAGGCGCTCGCCCAGGGACGCGAGCCCTCGCTGAAGCCTCGCCAGGGCGCTCCGGTCCGGGACGCGCTGGCCCGCTACCGTGCGCGCCGCGAGTCGCTCCAGGCCCGCTACGCCGAGGAGCGCACGGCCCTGCGGCGGCAGCTGCGCGAGCGGGCGGCGGCCCCGGCCATCCAGGAGGCGGTGTTCCTCTCCAGCCCGGCCATGTACGACAACGTCTGGGCGCGCTACGTGCGGGGCGGTGAGCGCCCGGATACCTCCGACGCGCGCCGGGTGGAGCGGCAGGTCTACACGTACCTGCAGCGCTTCTGCGCGAAGAACGAGACGACGAGCTTCTTCGGCCCCATCTCCTACGGCGAGCGCACGGCAGACGACGGCTACGACGTGCGCACGGTGCCCAGCGGCAACACGCGCCGACGCACGTTCTTCTCCTTCTGGGCGGTGACAGAGCTGTCGCGCGCGGTGTGGCGCGAGCGCACGCTGCGCCCGCACCTGCCCTTGCGCCTCAACCCGCTCTTCACCGTGACGCCGGGCCGGGCCGCGTGCGCGCCGCTGAAGCTGGACGTGCCCCTGTCCCCCGAGGCGGAGCAGCTCCTCTCCGTGCTGCGGGCCACCCCCACGCCCGCGGAGGCGGCGCGGGTGCTTGGCATCCCCACGGAGGACGTGGAGCGGCGCGCGCTGCCGCTGGTGAAGTCGGCGCTGCTGCTGTGGGGCCTGCCCTTCCGGGCGAACGACTTCGGCACCTTCGAGAGCGTGCGGGACTCGGTGGCGGCCCTGCCGGAGTCCGACGCGCGGGCGCGCTGGCTGGAGCGGCTGGACACGCTCGCGCGCCTGCGCGCCGACTTCGAGGCGGCGGACCTGGACACCCGCCGCGAACTGCTGCCGCGCCTGGAGGCGTCCTTCACCGAGGCCACCGGCAAGCCCGCGCGTCGCGGCGAGGGGCAGGTGTATGCGGACCGGCTCATCCTCTACGAGGAGGCCAGCTCCCCGTTCCGCCTGCGCTTCGGCGCGCGCTTCACCCAGTCGCTGGAGTCGGCGCTCACCGGCGCACTGGAGCTGTCGGCGGCGTACGGAGACACGGTGCAGCGCGGCTTCCGCGAGCAGGTGCGCGACGCGCTGGGCCCGGACGCAACGCCGATGGACCTGCTGGACTACGCGGTGCGGCTGCGCCCGGACACCGTGTCGGGGAGCCGCTTCTCGCCCGTGCCGCCCGTGCTGCTGGAGGACGACGCCGCGCGCGCCCGGACGCTGCCCGTGGACTTCCTGGGCACGTCCACGCCCGGAGGCCGGTACGCGCTGCCGGACGTGTGCCTCGCGGCGAAGCCGGACGGCGGTGGTTTCGAGGTGATGCTGGCGCGTGTCCACCACCACCTGCTGCTGTGGAGCTGGCTCGGCGCCTTCCAGCCGGAGCGCGAGCGTTACGCGTCCGTGGCCTCCCGGTGGCTGGACGCGGACCCCGCCGCGCGAGGCCTGGTGGGGCTGGCCATCCGCCGCCGCAACAAGGGCTTCTACGTCTTCCCGGGACGGCGGCTGGTGTACTCGGTGTCGGACGTGCTGGACGTGGAGGAGGGGGCACTCACTCCGGGCGATGTGAAGGTGCGCCCCACGCCCCAGGGGCCGGTGCTGGTGGACGGGAAGGGCGAGCGGCTGAGCCTGTACATGCCGCTGGACGACTTCTCGTCCTACCCGCCCTTCGCGGCGCTGGCCCATCCCCAGGTGCTGCACGCGCCGCTGCGCACGAAGGGCCGCCACCTGCCCCGGCTGAGCGTGGGCGGCGCGGTGTACCAGCGCGAGCGGTGGGAGCTGTCCTCGGAGCGGCTGTCCCGGCCCACCGGCTTCGAGCTGTTCCTCGCCGTGCAGCGCGAGCGGCGGGCGGGCGGCTGGCCCCGCTTCGTGTTCATGCGCAGCTCGAAGGAGCGCAAGCCCTACCTCATCGACACGGCGAGCCCCTTCGCGCTGGACCTGCTCTCCCACCTCGCCCGGGAGGCGGAGCGGCTCTCGGTGGAGGAGATGTATCCGGCGCCGGAGCAGCTCTGGCTGAAGGACGCGCGAGGCCGCTACACCTGCGAGCTGCGCATGCAGTTCACCCGGTGGACCGCCGGAGCCCTTTGA
- a CDS encoding lantibiotic dehydratase → MKGWTLFPHLVVRTTGFPFDWLERLGCPEAAAGARRLASEQRALESLRAAGPRVKRPSRAVLAALKAGRPVDTEGLESPEVFAAWNARARAASDAEAAFTEALERESAAVESALAALRREPRFLEAVASSSPPVARDLVEGRDGARLRRQVASYLQRLCAKNETMGFFGPINYGRADAEAPTGVTLRWSGPEVLVGRNTFAASWLVQGLVRAIAFDPDIAAWLVLRRKAFAEVPARKTAPTPESVEELLPRLVEVADGTRTLAGLASSLGVAPGLAREAARLGCEKGLLTHQLEVPAAVHHPVDDLAERVAGLSCLAARRHVEGLSALLELMGRYGAADAAGKMALQAAFAERARTQWGVVPPSERGPASESHNFYQDRLPLREECGGDLRVEVGGERAHELATRLEPALAWMGEAARRTREAARAAVAGLVGARTVPFWKVAAAYSDRPVPSDTSVTDVLAAAITDASARHVELGSVAPPSPVEDARALPLVTSVDLLVGARDAEAWSRGEYELVMGDVHDTALVWGWALQFHEARGRVESAMVRALGTLSRPVPLVTVLASRRTGLLPSEFPGPVVELGGVSARASAWKLPMDDLFVESDGKTARLLSKRLGSEVCLYNGELESLVHTAFALPRIRPLRVSLGAHTPRLTLGGVVVQREQWRLGAEEREALLACRDDRARLRAAVGVWEARGMPDCVFAKFKDERKPVLVDVRSPPLLRVFLNLLEQKEEVLLSEMRPAPDQLWLQGPGGRHTVELRCTLLWGAPPPSAEEGRG, encoded by the coding sequence ATGAAGGGCTGGACCCTCTTCCCCCACCTCGTGGTGCGCACCACGGGCTTCCCCTTCGACTGGCTGGAACGCCTGGGGTGCCCGGAGGCAGCGGCGGGAGCCCGGCGTCTCGCGTCGGAGCAGCGCGCGCTGGAGTCGCTGCGGGCGGCGGGCCCCCGGGTGAAGCGCCCGTCGCGCGCGGTGCTGGCGGCGCTCAAGGCCGGGCGCCCCGTGGACACGGAAGGGCTGGAGTCACCCGAGGTGTTCGCCGCGTGGAACGCGCGGGCCCGGGCGGCGAGCGACGCGGAGGCCGCCTTCACGGAGGCGCTGGAGCGCGAGAGCGCGGCCGTGGAGTCGGCGCTGGCGGCGCTGCGGCGCGAGCCGCGCTTCCTGGAGGCGGTGGCCAGCTCGAGTCCGCCCGTGGCGAGAGACCTGGTGGAGGGCCGCGACGGCGCCCGGCTGCGGCGGCAGGTGGCCAGCTACCTGCAGCGCCTGTGCGCGAAGAACGAGACGATGGGCTTCTTCGGCCCCATCAACTACGGCCGGGCGGACGCGGAGGCGCCCACGGGGGTGACGCTGCGCTGGTCCGGGCCGGAGGTGCTGGTGGGGCGCAACACCTTCGCGGCCTCGTGGCTGGTGCAGGGGTTGGTGCGGGCCATCGCCTTCGACCCGGACATCGCCGCCTGGCTGGTGCTGCGCCGCAAGGCCTTCGCCGAGGTGCCCGCGCGCAAGACAGCGCCCACGCCGGAGAGCGTGGAGGAGCTGCTGCCCCGGCTGGTGGAGGTCGCGGACGGGACGCGCACGCTGGCGGGGCTGGCGTCGTCGCTGGGCGTGGCACCGGGGCTGGCGCGCGAGGCGGCGCGGCTGGGCTGCGAGAAGGGGTTGCTCACGCACCAGCTCGAGGTCCCCGCCGCCGTGCACCACCCGGTGGACGACCTGGCCGAGCGCGTGGCGGGCCTGTCCTGCCTGGCGGCCCGGCGCCATGTGGAAGGGCTGAGCGCACTGCTGGAGCTGATGGGCCGGTACGGCGCGGCGGACGCGGCGGGGAAGATGGCGCTGCAAGCGGCCTTCGCGGAGCGCGCGCGGACGCAGTGGGGCGTGGTGCCTCCGTCCGAGCGCGGCCCGGCCTCCGAGTCGCACAACTTCTACCAGGACCGGCTCCCGCTCCGGGAGGAGTGTGGCGGGGACCTGCGCGTGGAGGTCGGCGGCGAGCGGGCCCACGAGCTGGCGACGCGGCTGGAGCCCGCCCTGGCGTGGATGGGCGAGGCGGCCCGGCGCACGCGCGAGGCGGCGAGGGCCGCCGTCGCCGGGCTGGTGGGGGCGCGCACGGTGCCCTTCTGGAAGGTCGCGGCCGCGTACTCGGACCGGCCGGTGCCCTCGGACACGTCGGTGACGGACGTGCTCGCGGCGGCCATCACCGACGCCTCCGCGCGCCACGTGGAGCTGGGGAGCGTGGCGCCGCCGTCACCGGTGGAGGATGCGCGGGCGCTGCCGCTTGTCACCTCGGTGGACCTGCTGGTCGGCGCGCGCGACGCGGAGGCGTGGAGCCGGGGCGAGTACGAGCTGGTGATGGGCGACGTGCACGACACCGCGCTGGTGTGGGGCTGGGCGCTCCAGTTCCACGAGGCGCGGGGGCGGGTGGAGAGCGCCATGGTGCGGGCGCTGGGGACGCTGAGCCGGCCGGTGCCGCTGGTGACGGTGCTCGCGTCCCGGCGCACGGGCCTGCTGCCCTCGGAGTTCCCGGGCCCCGTGGTGGAGCTGGGCGGGGTGAGCGCGCGGGCCTCGGCCTGGAAGCTGCCGATGGACGACCTGTTCGTGGAGAGCGACGGGAAGACCGCGCGGCTGTTGTCGAAGCGGCTGGGCTCGGAGGTGTGCCTCTACAACGGTGAGCTGGAGAGCCTGGTCCACACCGCCTTCGCGCTGCCGCGCATCCGCCCGCTGCGCGTGTCGCTGGGGGCCCATACCCCACGGCTGACGCTGGGCGGCGTGGTGGTGCAGCGCGAGCAGTGGCGGCTGGGCGCCGAGGAGCGGGAAGCGCTGCTTGCCTGCCGCGACGACCGCGCGAGGCTGCGTGCGGCCGTGGGCGTGTGGGAGGCCCGGGGGATGCCCGACTGCGTCTTCGCGAAGTTCAAGGACGAGCGGAAGCCCGTGCTGGTGGACGTGCGCAGCCCGCCGCTGCTGCGCGTCTTCCTCAACCTGCTGGAGCAGAAGGAGGAGGTCCTCCTCTCGGAGATGCGGCCGGCGCCGGACCAGCTGTGGCTGCAGGGGCCGGGAGGCCGGCACACCGTGGAGCTGCGCTGCACGCTGCTGTGGGGCGCGCCACCTCCGTCCGCCGAGGAGGGGCGGGGATGA
- a CDS encoding serine/threonine-protein kinase, whose amino-acid sequence MDSQGSNAIISRLRVGTITHVRISGVIDETFPLTSSTPELNGVLVVDLGRVERISSFGVRRWIEFAGKLPPGALGLYVVHAPPVMVDQLNMVEGFAGVARVLSVLAPYTCRTCNEDRLRVVNLQDEAKVLAEELAPEHACPVCGNALEFADLASEFFDYARRQQFGTVDPVVMRYLRASMPSEQPELAQHLKIVQDDITYITLASALKGDLNVRRLASGLEGRVGFDFSHVSKVEPEALPKLEQVLETAAQGAQVVLCRLPPPVLAVLARSSRQPSARMATLWLPCDCRNCGQVSHQRIQAADYLAQLRAHQSNVERACPICGGSARVPHMPQLQGLLARVPLTDRPLDEMEALEPRALSQYLFGSTNIDPQAKQGASTDISNSLGSTKLNIIRRLGQGGMAEVFLAKQVGVKGFEKFVVMKKILPQFAENPEFVDMLFAEARANARLTHPNVVQTFDVGVSDGVAYILMEYVRGPDLKKLVNELRRKGLALPMEHALRIVAEVAAGLHYAHAYVDPAGTPHPVVHRDVSPHNVLISLDGAVKLSDFGIAKVAGEEHTQAGVLKGKISYISPEAASGRSLDARNDVFALGVVLFELLTGQLPFRRDHDAATLNAIVREAAPVPSQLKPNIPQDVSDLILRALVKDPSRRTPSAAAMREEIEAVMAHHRLNSSPAAVAQFFKDTLGDRLVEFAPSTTTGTGSHPRPMPSGTGSGNVNTGDMVAPGDGRTPGARGSGSHPSPTGSGSGPRSTGSGSGPRPMTPPPVSVARPTGSQPRVGPQVVPPPAPLPELPDLDMGDRTEMVPLSLGPPRPPVEAAPARPATPVRPSQPHPAVHQPARPSGAVQAVAPTAHAPHAPHANGAAQQGRPPPPPQVKPVVSAAVAHPARQTAQVPVVAPRPPPPPVAEEAPAKSGSWKWMVLGGGGLLVLAAVAIVLLREPGSGFINVEQGEQVYVGGLRLEQGSAPLAASQGPLLIATAVNGQLRRFGTTQLREDIDVRTLADARHQPGTHGLLSVKGSAPGCQVHVGGAVLPGVTPLVKSPIEAGRELEVLVSCPSGVSKLWVMAVPGQEIELPAR is encoded by the coding sequence GTGGATAGCCAGGGTTCCAACGCCATCATCAGCCGGCTCCGCGTGGGTACCATTACCCACGTACGGATCTCCGGCGTCATCGACGAGACCTTCCCGCTGACGTCCAGCACTCCGGAGCTCAACGGGGTGCTGGTGGTCGACCTGGGACGGGTGGAGCGCATCAGCTCCTTCGGCGTGCGCCGGTGGATTGAGTTCGCGGGCAAGCTGCCGCCCGGAGCCCTGGGGCTGTACGTCGTGCACGCGCCACCGGTGATGGTGGACCAGCTCAACATGGTGGAGGGCTTCGCCGGCGTGGCGCGGGTGCTCTCCGTCCTGGCGCCCTACACCTGCCGCACCTGCAACGAGGACCGGCTGCGGGTGGTGAACCTGCAGGACGAGGCGAAGGTCCTCGCCGAGGAGCTCGCGCCCGAGCACGCCTGCCCGGTGTGCGGCAACGCGCTGGAGTTCGCGGACCTGGCCAGCGAGTTCTTCGACTACGCGCGCCGCCAGCAGTTCGGCACGGTGGACCCGGTGGTGATGCGCTACCTGCGGGCGAGCATGCCCTCGGAGCAGCCGGAGCTGGCGCAGCACCTCAAAATCGTCCAGGACGACATCACCTACATCACCCTGGCCAGCGCGCTGAAGGGCGACCTCAACGTGCGCCGGCTGGCGTCCGGCCTGGAGGGGCGCGTCGGCTTCGACTTCAGCCACGTCAGCAAGGTGGAGCCCGAGGCGCTGCCCAAGCTGGAGCAGGTGCTGGAGACGGCGGCCCAGGGCGCGCAGGTGGTGCTGTGCCGGCTGCCGCCGCCGGTGCTGGCCGTGCTGGCGCGCTCGTCCCGGCAGCCCTCCGCGCGCATGGCCACGCTGTGGCTGCCGTGTGACTGCCGCAACTGCGGGCAGGTGAGCCACCAGCGCATCCAGGCCGCGGACTACCTGGCGCAGCTGCGGGCGCACCAGTCCAACGTGGAGCGCGCGTGCCCCATCTGCGGCGGCAGCGCGCGGGTGCCGCACATGCCGCAGCTGCAGGGGCTGCTGGCGCGCGTGCCGCTCACGGACCGGCCGCTGGATGAAATGGAGGCGCTCGAGCCGCGCGCCCTCAGCCAGTACCTCTTCGGCTCCACGAACATCGACCCCCAGGCGAAGCAGGGGGCCTCCACCGACATCTCCAACTCGCTGGGCAGCACCAAGCTCAACATCATCCGGCGGCTGGGGCAGGGCGGCATGGCGGAGGTCTTCCTCGCCAAGCAGGTCGGCGTGAAGGGCTTCGAGAAGTTCGTGGTGATGAAGAAGATCCTCCCGCAGTTCGCGGAGAACCCCGAGTTCGTCGACATGCTGTTCGCGGAGGCCCGGGCCAACGCGCGGCTGACGCACCCGAACGTCGTGCAGACGTTCGACGTGGGCGTGTCCGACGGGGTGGCGTACATCCTGATGGAGTACGTGCGCGGGCCGGACCTCAAGAAGCTGGTCAACGAGCTGCGGCGCAAGGGGCTGGCGCTCCCCATGGAGCACGCGCTGCGCATCGTCGCCGAGGTGGCGGCGGGTCTGCACTACGCACACGCCTATGTGGACCCGGCGGGCACGCCGCACCCGGTGGTGCACCGGGACGTCAGCCCGCACAACGTCCTCATCTCGCTGGACGGCGCCGTCAAGCTGAGCGACTTCGGCATCGCCAAGGTGGCGGGCGAGGAGCACACGCAGGCGGGCGTGCTGAAGGGGAAGATTTCGTACATCTCCCCGGAGGCGGCCTCCGGGCGCTCGCTGGACGCGCGCAATGACGTGTTCGCCCTGGGCGTGGTGCTCTTCGAGCTGCTCACGGGCCAGCTTCCGTTCCGCAGGGACCACGACGCGGCCACGCTCAACGCCATCGTCCGCGAGGCGGCGCCGGTTCCCTCGCAGCTCAAGCCGAACATTCCCCAGGACGTGTCGGACCTCATCCTCCGCGCGCTGGTGAAGGACCCGTCGCGGCGCACGCCGTCGGCGGCGGCGATGCGCGAGGAAATCGAAGCGGTGATGGCGCACCACCGGCTCAACTCGTCTCCGGCGGCGGTGGCCCAGTTCTTCAAGGACACGCTGGGGGACCGGCTGGTGGAGTTCGCGCCGTCGACCACCACCGGCACCGGCAGCCACCCCCGGCCCATGCCCTCGGGCACGGGCAGCGGCAACGTCAACACGGGCGACATGGTCGCCCCGGGCGACGGGCGCACGCCGGGAGCAAGGGGCAGTGGCTCGCATCCGTCCCCCACGGGCAGTGGCAGCGGTCCCCGCTCCACGGGCAGCGGCAGTGGTCCCAGGCCCATGACTCCGCCTCCCGTGAGCGTGGCGCGCCCCACGGGAAGCCAGCCGCGCGTGGGCCCCCAGGTGGTGCCTCCTCCCGCTCCGCTCCCCGAGCTGCCCGACCTGGACATGGGCGACCGCACGGAGATGGTCCCTCTGTCGCTGGGGCCGCCCCGGCCTCCCGTGGAAGCCGCGCCGGCCCGGCCCGCGACACCGGTGCGGCCGTCGCAGCCGCATCCCGCCGTGCATCAGCCGGCACGTCCCTCCGGGGCCGTTCAGGCCGTGGCCCCGACGGCTCATGCGCCGCATGCGCCGCATGCGAATGGCGCGGCCCAGCAGGGGCGTCCGCCTCCGCCTCCCCAGGTGAAGCCCGTCGTGAGCGCCGCGGTGGCTCACCCGGCCCGGCAGACGGCGCAGGTCCCCGTCGTGGCCCCGCGTCCTCCGCCCCCGCCCGTGGCCGAGGAGGCCCCGGCGAAGTCTGGCTCCTGGAAGTGGATGGTGCTGGGGGGTGGCGGGCTGCTGGTGCTGGCCGCGGTGGCCATCGTGCTGCTGAGGGAGCCGGGCTCCGGGTTCATCAACGTGGAGCAGGGCGAGCAGGTCTACGTGGGTGGCCTGCGCCTGGAGCAGGGCTCGGCCCCGCTCGCGGCCTCCCAGGGGCCGCTGCTCATCGCCACGGCGGTGAACGGCCAGCTGCGCCGGTTCGGGACGACGCAGCTGCGTGAGGACATCGACGTGCGCACGCTGGCGGACGCCAGGCACCAGCCGGGCACGCACGGGCTGCTGAGCGTGAAGGGGAGCGCCCCGGGCTGCCAGGTCCACGTGGGTGGGGCGGTGCTGCCCGGCGTGACGCCCCTGGTGAAGTCCCCCATCGAGGCGGGCCGGGAGCTGGAGGTGCTGGTCAGCTGCCCGAGCGGGGTGAGCAAGCTTTGGGTGATGGCCGTGCCTGGGCAGGAAATCGAGTTGCCGGCGCGGTAG